The proteins below come from a single Thermopolyspora flexuosa genomic window:
- a CDS encoding helix-turn-helix domain-containing protein: MSERSEALGPWAGFGAVLRTWRERRGLSLRGLAERIRWDHSVIGKWEQGRNAPSAAAITALEGVLATGGELTEAALRAQAMEVERLRGEIRRLRNRTLPARAESTEDVDHMERRAAMQFLAALGTTAVVPPSAIQAILSEVNRAIGDRGDFDLDDWDRTVWEYGFRTNSGPLGALIGELTADIVQVKRLLDDNPTPSERAGLLRIIAGLNQILAGELTHMQEPSAARRAHATARRAADASGDRDLRVAVRAGHAWNAYALGEHPRIVLRRLDDAIHIANGAPSAGLANAYATRAFVLAVQADAGDGDKDAAVDALHNLHDVFERLPASATEDEVSIWGFAERALRFSEAHTFALTGRRREAEQAISQAFALYPPELVHGLANLRLIQAYTLVRQNDIPQGLDHAMATVQDVPITPARRRITGQVINALPEKARSLPAARELHALAISGASPRDV, from the coding sequence ATGTCGGAGCGATCGGAAGCACTCGGCCCATGGGCGGGATTCGGCGCGGTGCTGCGGACGTGGCGGGAGCGGCGCGGGCTCAGCCTGCGCGGCCTCGCCGAGCGGATCCGGTGGGACCACTCGGTGATCGGCAAGTGGGAGCAGGGCAGGAACGCGCCGTCCGCCGCCGCGATCACCGCGCTGGAGGGCGTCCTGGCGACCGGCGGCGAGCTGACCGAGGCCGCGCTGCGTGCGCAGGCCATGGAAGTCGAACGGTTACGGGGAGAGATCCGGCGGTTGCGGAACCGTACGCTGCCCGCGAGGGCCGAGAGCACAGAGGATGTGGATCACATGGAACGGCGCGCGGCCATGCAGTTCCTTGCCGCGCTCGGCACCACGGCGGTCGTGCCGCCGAGCGCGATTCAGGCGATCCTGTCCGAGGTGAACCGCGCCATCGGGGACCGAGGCGACTTCGATCTCGACGACTGGGACCGGACGGTCTGGGAGTACGGCTTTCGCACCAACTCCGGCCCGCTCGGCGCGCTGATCGGTGAGCTGACGGCCGACATCGTCCAGGTCAAACGCCTCCTCGACGACAACCCGACGCCATCGGAACGCGCCGGCCTGCTCCGCATCATCGCCGGGCTCAACCAGATACTGGCAGGCGAGCTGACCCACATGCAGGAACCGTCGGCCGCTCGCCGGGCACACGCGACCGCACGCCGCGCCGCCGACGCCTCCGGCGACCGTGACCTGCGCGTCGCCGTGCGCGCGGGCCATGCCTGGAACGCCTACGCGTTGGGTGAGCATCCGCGGATCGTTCTCCGTCGACTCGACGACGCCATCCATATCGCGAACGGCGCGCCCAGCGCCGGGCTCGCCAACGCGTATGCGACTCGCGCGTTCGTGCTCGCCGTACAGGCGGACGCCGGGGACGGGGACAAGGACGCCGCCGTCGACGCCCTGCACAACCTTCACGACGTGTTCGAGCGCCTGCCCGCCAGTGCGACCGAGGACGAGGTGTCCATCTGGGGCTTCGCCGAGCGCGCCCTCCGGTTCAGCGAGGCGCACACCTTCGCGCTCACCGGGCGTCGGCGAGAGGCGGAACAGGCGATCTCCCAGGCGTTCGCCCTCTACCCGCCGGAACTGGTCCACGGCCTCGCCAATCTCCGGCTCATCCAGGCCTACACCCTCGTCCGGCAGAACGACATCCCACAGGGCCTCGACCACGCCATGGCCACCGTGCAGGACGTGCCGATCACCCCGGCCCGCCGCCGGATAACCGGCCAGGTCATCAACGCCCTGCCGGAAAAGGCCCGCTCCCTTCCCGCCGCCCGGGAACTGCACGCCCTCGCGATATCGGGCGCATCGCCGCGGGACGTCTAA
- a CDS encoding helix-turn-helix domain-containing protein, translated as MAEQTGTIGPDPWAAFGAVLRMWRERRGLSLRGLAERIRWDHSVIGKWEQGRNAPSADAITALESALETGGELTEAALRAQAMELERLRGEIRRLRSRTLPARTESKEDDDDMERRAAMQILAGLGTTAVVPPSVIQAILTQVNRAIGDRDGYGLDEWERTIWEYSYRGTTGPLGATIQGLAADIVEVGRLLDRSTDPLARAGLLRVSSQLSALLAGELDDVGSHHAAWQAWRTARRAADASGDRDLAVWIRAREATAAYFLGKPVEVVTRLVDEAIGFAKGAPSAGLAKAYEIRAFALGSQGDARGAHAALRGLFEVFDRLPHAVTTNRHLIGFSFTEDHVRWDAAYVSALVDDRRRASQALDAALTIYPPELVHGVANLQYMQSLSLVRDGDVEEGLNHALTSAQGLPVNAARRHIAGQILKALPEKARTLPAAQQLRTITEPTAAVSYPRT; from the coding sequence ATGGCGGAGCAGACGGGAACGATCGGTCCCGACCCCTGGGCGGCGTTCGGGGCGGTGCTGCGGATGTGGCGGGAGCGGCGTGGGCTGAGCCTGCGCGGGCTGGCCGAGCGGATCCGGTGGGACCACTCGGTGATCGGAAAGTGGGAGCAGGGCCGGAACGCGCCGTCCGCCGACGCGATCACGGCGCTGGAGAGCGCCCTGGAGACCGGCGGGGAGCTGACCGAGGCCGCGCTGCGTGCGCAGGCGATGGAACTCGAACGGTTACGGGGAGAGATTCGGCGGTTGCGCAGCCGTACCCTGCCCGCGAGGACCGAGAGCAAAGAGGATGACGACGACATGGAACGGCGCGCGGCGATGCAGATCCTCGCCGGGCTCGGGACCACGGCGGTCGTGCCGCCGAGCGTGATCCAGGCGATCCTGACTCAGGTAAACCGCGCTATCGGCGATCGGGACGGCTACGGGCTTGACGAGTGGGAGCGAACCATCTGGGAGTACTCCTATCGCGGCACGACCGGGCCGCTCGGAGCCACGATCCAAGGTCTGGCGGCGGACATCGTCGAGGTGGGGCGTCTGCTGGATCGCAGTACCGATCCGCTCGCACGTGCCGGGCTGCTCCGGGTGAGTTCTCAGCTTTCCGCACTGCTTGCTGGAGAGCTGGATGACGTGGGTAGCCATCACGCGGCCTGGCAGGCATGGCGGACCGCGCGACGGGCCGCCGACGCCTCCGGGGACCGCGACCTCGCCGTGTGGATTCGCGCCAGGGAGGCGACTGCGGCGTACTTCCTCGGGAAACCGGTCGAGGTGGTCACCCGTCTGGTCGATGAGGCCATCGGATTCGCCAAGGGCGCGCCGAGCGCCGGGCTGGCCAAGGCGTACGAGATCCGCGCCTTCGCGCTCGGCTCGCAGGGCGACGCAAGGGGGGCTCATGCCGCGTTGCGGGGCCTGTTCGAGGTGTTCGATCGGCTGCCGCACGCGGTCACCACCAACCGCCACCTGATCGGGTTCAGCTTCACCGAGGACCACGTGCGTTGGGATGCCGCCTACGTCTCCGCTCTCGTCGACGACAGGCGGCGGGCGTCACAGGCTCTCGATGCCGCGCTGACCATATACCCGCCCGAGCTTGTGCACGGCGTGGCGAATCTCCAGTACATGCAGTCCCTCAGCCTCGTCCGGGACGGCGACGTGGAGGAAGGGCTCAACCACGCCCTGACGAGTGCACAGGGGCTGCCCGTCAACGCGGCGCGGCGGCACATCGCCGGTCAGATCCTCAAGGCCCTGCCGGAGAAGGCGCGTACGTTGCCGGCCGCTCAACAGCTGCGCACCATCACCGAGCCGACCGCGGCTGTGTCGTATCCCCGAACGTGA
- a CDS encoding DUF3455 domain-containing protein — protein sequence MGISLKASVSSLRRVAATGLLGTGLIAAFSGAAEATPNPRPVPPHAGHRGVEAAVKPRPATPVSAKLRPPAGNVPIGTFSAKGVQIYECTGGTWEFVEPVATLFGPGDRPVAVHFRGPSWQSIRDGSLVEGKAIANVEVKGTIPHLLLEATKTRGNGLFGRVTYIQRLATSGGAAPTRACKDGEIKSVPYRAQYRFFAAKNR from the coding sequence ATGGGTATCTCCCTCAAGGCGTCTGTTTCGTCCCTGCGGCGTGTCGCCGCCACCGGCCTGCTCGGGACCGGCCTCATCGCCGCGTTTTCCGGAGCCGCCGAAGCCACCCCCAACCCACGTCCCGTCCCCCCGCACGCAGGCCACCGAGGCGTCGAGGCCGCGGTCAAGCCGCGCCCGGCCACCCCGGTTTCCGCCAAGCTGAGGCCGCCCGCGGGCAACGTCCCCATCGGCACCTTCTCCGCCAAGGGCGTCCAGATCTACGAGTGCACCGGCGGCACGTGGGAGTTCGTCGAGCCGGTCGCGACCCTGTTCGGCCCCGGCGACCGGCCCGTGGCGGTCCATTTCCGCGGCCCGAGCTGGCAGTCGATCCGGGACGGCTCGCTCGTCGAGGGCAAGGCGATCGCCAACGTCGAGGTCAAGGGCACGATCCCGCACCTCCTGCTCGAGGCCACCAAGACCCGCGGCAACGGCCTGTTCGGCCGCGTCACCTACATCCAGCGCCTCGCCACCAGCGGCGGCGCCGCCCCCACCCGGGCCTGCAAGGACGGCGAGATCAAGAGCGTGCCGTACCGGGCGCAGTACCGCTTCTTCGCCGCGAAGAACCGCTGA
- a CDS encoding ABC transporter permease: MNAKPTPRGGRTDVRDLFAEALAGLLARPVRTALTALGTVIGITTLVVTLGVAATAGNQIVGRFDELTATTVTVEAPDDDEAPIGWNAPEELARLRGVVAAAAIAQTRESSGLAVRSNTLVDPTRVADRTLPVVAASPTLPEATGGRLLKGRFFDAGHVARRDRVAVLGADAARMLGVSRLENLPAVFIRGRAYTVIGILGDLKRERALSAAVIVPPTIGPDLGLRHVTRVVIGTSLGAADLIARQAPLALSPGRAGELQVIVPPTPTRARDAVEQDVNALFLVLGLVSLVVGAVGIANVTLVTVMERVAEIGLRRALGAARRHIAVQFLLESTLVGLAGGVVGASLGIVAVVAVSAVRQWTPLLDIRLAVAAPVAGALVGLLAGLYPALRAARLEPVEALR, translated from the coding sequence ATGAACGCGAAGCCGACGCCCCGCGGCGGCCGTACCGACGTGCGCGACCTGTTCGCCGAGGCGCTCGCCGGACTGCTGGCACGACCGGTGCGCACCGCGCTGACCGCCCTGGGCACGGTCATCGGGATCACCACGCTCGTGGTCACCCTGGGCGTCGCCGCGACCGCCGGCAACCAGATCGTCGGCCGCTTCGACGAGCTCACCGCCACCACGGTCACCGTCGAGGCGCCGGATGACGACGAGGCGCCGATCGGCTGGAACGCGCCCGAGGAGCTGGCCCGGCTGCGCGGCGTGGTCGCGGCCGCCGCGATCGCGCAGACCAGGGAAAGCTCCGGCCTTGCCGTACGGTCGAACACGCTGGTCGACCCGACCCGGGTCGCCGACCGGACGCTGCCGGTCGTCGCCGCCTCCCCCACCCTCCCCGAGGCGACCGGCGGACGGCTGCTCAAGGGCCGGTTCTTCGACGCCGGCCACGTCGCCCGCCGCGACCGCGTGGCCGTCCTCGGCGCGGACGCCGCCCGCATGCTCGGCGTCTCCCGCCTGGAGAACCTGCCCGCCGTGTTCATCCGCGGCCGCGCCTACACCGTGATCGGCATCCTCGGCGACCTCAAGCGCGAACGCGCGCTCTCCGCGGCCGTGATCGTCCCGCCCACCATCGGCCCCGACCTCGGCCTGCGCCACGTCACCCGCGTGGTCATCGGCACCTCCCTGGGGGCCGCCGACCTCATCGCCCGCCAGGCCCCGCTCGCCCTCAGCCCGGGCCGCGCGGGCGAACTGCAGGTGATCGTGCCGCCCACCCCCACGCGCGCCCGCGACGCCGTGGAGCAGGACGTCAACGCCCTCTTCCTCGTGCTCGGCCTGGTCTCCCTCGTGGTCGGCGCCGTCGGCATCGCCAACGTCACCCTGGTGACGGTCATGGAGCGCGTCGCCGAGATCGGCCTGCGCCGCGCCCTCGGCGCCGCCCGCCGGCACATCGCCGTCCAGTTCCTCCTGGAATCCACCCTCGTCGGCCTGGCGGGCGGCGTCGTCGGGGCGAGCCTCGGCATCGTCGCCGTCGTCGCCGTCTCCGCCGTACGCCAGTGGACCCCGCTCCTCGACATCCGCCTCGCCGTCGCCGCCCCCGTCGCCGGAGCCCTGGTCGGCCTCCTCGCCGGCCTCTACCCCGCGCTGCGCGCCGCCCGCCTGGAACCCGTCGAGGCCCTGCGCTGA
- a CDS encoding ABC transporter ATP-binding protein → MIRLRDVCRVFPAEPPVHALAHVSLRVRRGDYLAVVGPSGSGKSTLLNILGLLDRPTSGRYELDGIETTTLGDGARTRLRGHRIGFVFQAFHLLPRRTVLENVMIAMIYGGGPRGERRARAEAALAKVGMSHRAGFPPERLSGGERQRVAIARAIVREPSLLLCDEPTGNLDSRNTGLILDLFDDLRDQGHTIVVITHEHEVAKRAHRRVRIVDGVLAEE, encoded by the coding sequence GTGATCCGGTTACGTGACGTGTGCCGGGTGTTCCCCGCCGAGCCGCCGGTCCACGCCCTCGCGCACGTCTCGCTGCGCGTGCGCAGGGGCGACTACCTCGCCGTCGTCGGCCCGTCCGGGTCGGGCAAGTCGACCCTGCTCAACATCCTCGGCCTGCTCGACCGGCCGACCTCGGGCAGGTACGAGCTCGACGGCATCGAGACGACCACGCTCGGGGACGGCGCGCGCACCCGGCTGCGCGGGCACCGCATCGGGTTCGTCTTCCAGGCCTTCCACCTGCTGCCCCGCCGTACCGTGCTGGAGAACGTGATGATCGCCATGATCTACGGCGGCGGCCCGCGCGGCGAACGGCGTGCCCGGGCCGAGGCAGCGCTCGCCAAGGTCGGCATGAGCCACCGCGCGGGCTTCCCGCCGGAACGGCTCTCCGGCGGGGAACGCCAGCGGGTCGCGATCGCCCGCGCGATCGTGCGCGAGCCGTCCCTGCTGCTGTGCGACGAGCCCACCGGCAACCTCGACAGCCGCAACACCGGCCTCATCCTCGACCTGTTCGACGACCTGCGCGACCAGGGCCACACGATCGTGGTGATCACCCACGAGCACGAGGTCGCCAAGCGCGCCCACCGCCGCGTCCGCATCGTCGACGGCGTGCTCGCCGAGGAGTGA
- a CDS encoding peptidoglycan-binding domain-containing protein has translation MRGRSRRRAPTADGGAAMRSPRRLLGGAIAAVLAIAAVGWVVGTRLRSPADEAAARRPPAPSLVTAPVTRERLTSTVAVSGRLEYGSPVPVTLAGAVGGTGGAAGDVGAGVAGAAAGGGGGQRVTRAPRVGRLTEGAVLLEVDGRPVFALEGTVPMHRTITPGTRGADVRQLQRALRRMGYGVRVSGVFDRATADAVRRWYAGKGYRAQEPGITERRTLAELRQAVRTAEETLRADRKAAREARDLTVLKAKLANARADLRDARRNLADAEARTMSPEDAVRQRELRRAVEVAQEDLADARRALAEAKAAPTRPGTPAGGAPAAGTPAANPTAPAAQPSAQPTASAPPADPERLRAAVVAAERNLAAAEAALEAFEAQAAAAHAKRLEELRRAVRTARESVLAAEQALRQARDRGVLDLKVRNSERNLAAAREILAAYERTYGLSIPAGEIVFLPDLPARVDKVEVRAGEIVLDRVAVVTGSTFMVTGSVDVREAELLRSGMPATVELDGGRSYPATLVALGEKARAATAATGEPGRGTGAGGQEARPDLGAEAVLLQVRSAKGLRSLVGAAVTARITVGATEDEVLTVPVGAVVTSADGKPRVQVEYAPDRTRDVEVRTGLTAAGKVQVTPVVPGTLKEGDRVVLGDS, from the coding sequence GTGCGCGGGAGGTCCCGGCGGCGCGCCCCCACCGCCGACGGCGGTGCCGCCATGCGGTCGCCGCGTCGCCTGCTCGGGGGCGCCATCGCCGCCGTCCTGGCGATCGCCGCCGTCGGCTGGGTGGTCGGCACCCGGCTGCGCTCCCCCGCCGACGAGGCCGCCGCGCGCCGCCCGCCCGCGCCGTCGCTGGTCACCGCCCCGGTGACCCGCGAGCGGCTCACCAGCACCGTGGCGGTGAGCGGGCGGCTGGAGTACGGCTCGCCGGTGCCGGTCACGCTCGCGGGGGCCGTGGGCGGCACCGGCGGCGCCGCCGGGGACGTCGGTGCGGGCGTGGCGGGGGCCGCCGCGGGCGGAGGCGGCGGGCAGCGGGTGACCAGGGCGCCGCGCGTCGGCCGGCTCACCGAGGGCGCCGTGCTGCTGGAGGTCGACGGGCGGCCGGTGTTCGCCCTCGAGGGCACGGTGCCGATGCACCGCACCATCACGCCGGGGACCAGGGGCGCCGACGTGCGCCAGCTGCAGCGGGCGCTGCGCCGCATGGGGTACGGCGTGCGGGTGTCGGGCGTGTTCGACCGGGCGACGGCGGACGCGGTGCGGCGGTGGTACGCGGGCAAGGGGTACCGGGCCCAGGAGCCCGGGATCACCGAACGGCGGACCCTCGCCGAGCTGCGCCAGGCGGTACGCACCGCCGAGGAGACGCTGCGCGCCGACCGGAAGGCGGCCCGGGAGGCGCGCGACCTCACCGTGCTCAAGGCGAAGCTCGCCAACGCGCGTGCCGACCTGCGCGACGCCCGGCGCAACCTCGCCGACGCCGAGGCGCGGACGATGAGCCCGGAGGACGCGGTCCGGCAGCGGGAGCTGCGCCGTGCCGTGGAGGTGGCTCAGGAGGACCTGGCGGACGCCCGCCGCGCGCTCGCCGAGGCTAAGGCCGCGCCCACCCGTCCGGGCACCCCCGCCGGCGGTGCCCCGGCCGCCGGGACCCCCGCGGCCAACCCCACGGCGCCGGCCGCCCAGCCGAGCGCCCAGCCCACGGCGTCCGCGCCGCCCGCCGACCCCGAGCGGCTCCGCGCCGCCGTCGTCGCCGCGGAGCGCAACCTCGCCGCGGCCGAGGCCGCCCTCGAGGCGTTCGAGGCACAGGCGGCCGCGGCCCACGCCAAACGCCTGGAAGAGCTGCGCCGTGCCGTACGCACCGCGCGGGAGTCCGTGCTCGCCGCCGAGCAGGCGCTCCGGCAGGCCCGCGACCGCGGCGTGCTCGACCTCAAGGTGCGCAACAGCGAGCGGAACCTGGCCGCCGCCCGGGAGATCCTCGCCGCGTACGAGCGCACGTACGGCCTGAGCATCCCGGCCGGTGAGATCGTCTTCCTGCCCGACCTGCCCGCCCGCGTGGACAAGGTCGAGGTGCGGGCCGGCGAGATCGTCCTGGACCGGGTGGCCGTGGTGACCGGCTCCACCTTCATGGTCACCGGATCGGTGGACGTCCGGGAGGCCGAGCTGCTCCGATCCGGCATGCCGGCGACCGTCGAGCTCGACGGCGGCCGCTCGTACCCCGCCACGCTCGTCGCCCTCGGCGAGAAGGCCCGCGCCGCCACCGCCGCCACCGGCGAGCCGGGCCGCGGCACCGGCGCCGGCGGCCAGGAGGCCCGCCCCGACCTGGGCGCCGAGGCCGTCCTGCTCCAGGTCAGGTCGGCCAAGGGCCTGCGGTCGCTCGTCGGCGCCGCGGTCACCGCCCGCATCACGGTGGGCGCGACCGAGGACGAGGTGCTCACCGTGCCCGTCGGCGCCGTGGTCACCTCCGCCGACGGCAAACCCCGGGTGCAGGTGGAGTACGCCCCGGACCGCACCCGCGACGTCGAGGTGCGCACCGGCCTCACCGCCGCGGGCAAGGTCCAGGTCACTCCCGTCGTCCCGGGCACGCTGAAGGAGGGCGACCGTGTGGTGCTCGGCGACTCCTGA